Proteins from one Salmo salar chromosome ssa29, Ssal_v3.1, whole genome shotgun sequence genomic window:
- the myom1b gene encoding myomesin-1 isoform X10 has translation MNKDSLMHAPEFVIKPRSHTVWEKQCVRLHCTVSGWPDPRVVWYKNNVTIDPMAHPGKYKLESSYNVHSLEISRCDFDDTAQYRVSAMNSKGELSSFASIVVKRFKGEVEEALPMPRPRSTDNEDGLISEYGITFDTHIVDGFGVSFGREGETMSLGATVIISPNLARYQPEVQWYRDDVLLQPSKWCHMHWSGDKAMLTLTHLNKEDEGLYTLRITTKSKYETYSAYVFVRDADAEVEGAPGAPLDVKCQDANKDYVIVTWKQPAVDGGSSILGYFVDRCEVGTTHWSQCNDTPIKFARFPVTGLVEGRSYTFRVRAVNKSGMSRPSRVSEVVAAMDPADRARMRGTSAPWTGQIIVTEEEPAEGVVPGRPKELEVTEATKNYVVLSWKPPGERGHEGIMYYVEKCVSGTDSWQRVNTEIPVKSPRFALFDLAEGKAYSFRVRCCNSAGVGEPSEATEATTVGDKLDIPSAPGRVVPTRNTDTSVVVSWEASRDAKELVGYYIEASIVGSNKFEPCNNKPVKGTRFICHGLVTGESYVFRVKALNAAGLSECSQQSEAIEVKAAIGGGIPHASPTPPYGISVLECVRDSMVLAWKQPTFIGGADITGYFVDYREVINGVPGTWHEANVKAVSDRAYRVSDLKENRKYQFQVRAANMAGVGIPSLPSGTFVCEEWTIAVPGPPHDLQVTEVRANTLVLLYKPPVYQGRDPVNGFYIDIKEADAEEEAWRGVNEKAVLTNYMKIKSLKEGETYVFRVRAQNKAGVGKASEPTEPVLAKTKPGTTEIVVDVDDDGVISMNFACSNLTPDSKFVWSKNYEEITDDTRISVATSGEKSKATFNMPAEDDIGIYSCAVTHTDGACSSYTLSAEELKKLLELSHDHKFPIIPLKTELAVELQEKGRIRFWLQAEKISANGKIEYVFNDNSLSQGEKYKMNFNKDTGVIEMIMESLLPEDEGTFTFQLQDGKATNQSSLVLIGDVFKGLQKESAFMRKEWHRKQGPHFVEYLSYEVTPECCVILKCKVGNIKKETVALWYKDGREVKGDEKLTFTEGVLKLEIAQISKKDAGVYEIVLKDDRGQDTSTLNLTEQGFRDLMNEVFSNIANSSTALKIQSTDEGIRLYSFVSYYNEALQVTWHHKDAAIAFTDRIKSGVVGEQLWLQITEPTEKDKGKYAIEFHDGKGGLKRTVELSGQAFDDAYAEFQRLKAAAIAERNRARVAGGLPDVVTIQELKALNLTCNISGEPLPEVVWLKNEREIVSDGHYVMKFEAGKYASFTITTVNTTDSGKYSILVKNKYGTESADFTLVVTEGKGDLGVTSYLTDADGNVIIGSKSRPTTPTERRKSVTGKKMQKRKDSVILQKPPEEKEGKKKEEKKMEDKTDAVPKTTDKKKAAPVVASGVGKQETLQQPTTTADEAKPDDVPTSEKLAEKPQINKGKNDQDE, from the exons ATGAACAAGGATAGCCTGATGCACGCCCCAGAGTTTGTGATTAAGCCTCGCTCCCACACGGTGTGGGAGAAGCAGTGTGTCAGGCTGCACTGTACTGTCTCTGGGTGGCCTGACCCACGGGTTGTCTG GTACAAAAACAATGTGACAATCGACCCAATGGCCCACCCAGGCAAGTATAAGCTAGAGAGCAGCTACAACGTGCACTCACTGGAGATCAGCAG ATGTGATTTTGATGATACTGCACAGTATCGTGTTTCTGCCATGAACAGCAAGGGAGAGCTCTCTTCCTTTGCCTCCATCGTTGTTAAGA GATTcaaaggagaggtagaggaggctcTCCCCATGCCCAGAC CAAGGTCAACAGACAACGAAG ATGGCCTGATCTCTGAGTATGGCATCACTTTTGACACCCACATCGTGGACGGGTTTGGCGTGTCGTTCGGACGGGAGGGCGAGACCATGAGCCTGGGCGCCACAGTCATCATCTCCCCCAACTTGGCACGCTACCAGCCTGAAGTTCAGTGGTACAGAGATG atgTTCTTCTGCAGCCCTCCAAGTGGTGTCACATGCACTGGAGTGGAGACAAGGCCATGCTGACCCTGACACACCTGAACAAGGAGGACGAGGGTCTCTACACCCTGCGCATCACCACCAAGTCTAAATATGAGACCTACTCTGCTTACGTCTTTGTCAGAG ATGCCGATGCGGAGGTGGAGGGGGCCCCTGGCGCCCCTCTGGATGTGAAGTGTCAGGACGCCAATAAGGATTACGTCATCGTGACCTGGAAGCAGCCGGCTGTGGACGGTGGCAGCTCCATCCTGGGCTACTTTGTGGACAG GTGTGAGGTTGGCACCACCCACTGGAGCCAGTGCAACGACACGCCCATCAAGTTTGCCCGTTTCCCCGTGACCGGGTTGGTGGAGGGGCGCTCCTACACATTCCGTGTGCGGGCCGTCAACAAGTCTGGCATGAGCCGGCCATCCCGTGTCTCTGAGGTGGTGGCAGCCATGGATCCTGCCGACCGCGCGCGAATGAGAG GTACCTCTGCACCCTGGACCGGCCAGATCATTGTCACTGAGGAGGAGCCTGCAG AGGGTGTGGTCCCCGGCAGACCCAAAGAACTGGAGGTCACCGAGGCCACCAAGAACTATGTGGTTCTGAGCTGGAAACCCCCTGGAGAGAGAGGCCACGAGGGCATCATGTACTATGTGGAGAAG tgtgtgtcggGCACAGACAGTTGGCAGAGGGTGAACACAGAGATCCCAGTGAAGTCTCCTCGCTTCGCCCTGTTTGATCTGGCGGAGGGAAAGGCCTACAGCTTCCGTGTGCGCTGCTGCAACTCCGCCGGCGTTGGCGAGCCATCAGAAGCCACCGAGGCCACCACTGTCGGGGACAAGCTGG ATATCCCGTCTGCCCCAGGCCGTGTGGTTCCCACCAGGAACACAGACACGTCCGTGGTTGTGTCCTGGGAGGCTTCCAGGGACGCCAAGGAGCTGGTGGGATACTACATCGAGGCCAGCATCGTGGGTAGCAACAAGTTTGAGCCATGCAACAACAAGCCTGTCAAAGGCACCAG GTTTATCTGTCACGGTCTGGTGACAGGAGAGAGCTACGTGTTCAGAGTGAAGGCACTGAACGCCGCTGGGCTCAGCGAGTGTTCTCAGCAATCTGAGGCTATTGAGGTGAAGGCTGCTATTG GGGGCGGTATTCCTCATG CGTcccctaccccaccctatggcatCAGCGTTCTGGAGTGCGTGCGGGACTCTATGGTGCTGGCCTGGAAGCAGCCCACCTTCATCGGAGGCGCTGACATCACCGGCTACTTCGTGGACTACCGTGAGGTCATCAATGGGGTGCCAGGGACATGGCACGAGGCCAACGTCAAGGCTGTCAGCGACAGAGCCTACAGA gtGTCTGACTTGAAGGagaacaggaagtaccagttccAGGTGCGTGCTGCCAACATGGCAGGCGTGGGCATCCCTTCTCTGCCCAGTGGAACGTTTGTCTGTGAGGAGTGGACCATTGCTGTGCCAG GACCTCCCCATGATTTGCAGGTGACAGAGGTGCGCGCCAACACTCTGGTGTTGCTTTATAAGCCACCAGTGTACCAGGGCCGTGACCCAGTCAACGGGTTCTACATTGACATCAAAGAGGCTGATGCTGAGGAGGAGGCTTGGAGAGGAGTCAACGAGAAGGCTGTCCTCACTAACTACATGAAG ATTAAGAGTCTAAAGGAGGGGGAGACCTATGTGTTCCGAGTGCGTGCTCAGAATAAGGCAGGTGTGGGAAAGGCCTCTGAGCCCACAGAACCAGTCCTGGCCAAAACCAAACCAG GCACTACGGAGATTGTTGTGGACGTTGATGATGATGGAGTGATCTCCATGAACTTTGCCTGCTCCAACCTGACTCCAGACTCCAAATTTGTGTGGTCAAAGAACTACGAAGAGATCACAGACGATACTCGTATTTCTGTGGCGACCAGtggggagaa GTCCAAAGCCACCTTCAATATGCCTGCGGAGGATGACATCGGCATTTACTCTTGTGCTGTCACCCACACCGACGGTGCTTGCTCCAGCTACACTCTCTCAGCAGAGG AGTTGAAGAAACTGCTGGAGCTCAGCCATGACCACAAATTCCCCA TTATTCCATTAAAGACAGAGCTGGCTGTGGAGCTGCAGGAGAAGGGCAGAATTCGCTTCTGGCTGCAGGCTGAGAAGATCTCTGCTAATGGCAAAATAGAATATGTGTTTAATGACAACAGTCTCTCCCAGGGAGAG AAATACAAGATGAACTTTAACAAGGACACAGGGGTGATTGAGATGATCATGGAGTCTCTGCTCCCAGAGGACGAGGGAACCTTCACCTTCCAGCTGCAGGATGGCAAAGCAACCAACCAGTCCAGCCTGGTGCTGATTGGAGATG TGTTCAAGGGGCTGCAGAAGGAGTCTGCGTTCATGCGCAAAGAGTGGCACAGAAAGCAAG GTCCTCACTTTGTGGAGTATCTGAGTTATGAAGTGACCCCGGAATGTTGTGTTATCCTGAAATGCAAG GTTGGGAACATAAAGAAAGAGACTGTTGCATTGTGGTACAAGGATGGGCGTGAGGTCAAGGGAGATGAGAAACTCACCTTCACCGAGGGAGTGCTCAAACTGGAGATTGCTCAG ATCTCAAAGAAGGATGCCGGTGTCTATGAGATTGTTCTGAAGGATGACAGAGGGCAGGACACATCCACGTTGAATCTGACAGAACAAG GTTTCAGAGACTTGATGAATGAAGTGTTCAGTAATATTG CCAACTCATCCACTGCACTGAAGATCCAGAGCACAGACGAGGGCATCAGACTCTACTCCTTTGTCAGTTACTACAACGAGGCGCTCCAGGTCACCTGGCACCACAA GGATGCAGCGATAGCCTTCACAGACCGCATTAAGAGTGGTGTGGTGGGAGAGCAGCTGTGGCTACAGATCACAGAGCCCACAGAGAAAGACAAGGGCAAATACGCCATCGAGTTCCATGACGGAAAGGGCGGTCTGAAGAGGACAGTAGAGCTGTCTGGCCAGG CATTTGATGACGCATATGCAGAATTCCAGAGGCTCAA AGCGGCCGCTATTGCAGAGAGAA ATCGTGCTCGCGTGGCAGGAGGCCTGCCTGATGTCGTCACCATACAGGAGTTAAAG GCCCTGAACCTGACCTGTAACATTTCGGGCGAACCCCTGCCTGAGGTCGTCTGGCTGAAGAACGAGAGGGAGATTGTGTCTGATGGCCACTACGTCATGAAGTTCGAGGCGGGCAAGTACGCCAGCTTCACTATCACCACGGTGAACACGACAGACTCGGGCAAGTACAGCATCCTGGTGAAGAACAAGTACGGCACAGAGAGCGCCGACTTCACC TTGGTTGTAACAGAAGGCAAAGGGGACTTGGGAGTGACCTCCTATTTGACCGATGCTGATGGGAATGTGATCATTGGGTCTAAAAGCAGACCTACCACCCCAACAGAGAGGAGGAAGTCAGTCACTGGGAAGAAAATGCAGAAGAGAAAGG ATTCCGTAATCCTCCAGAAGCCACCAGAGGAAAAGGAGGGGAAGAAGAAAGAAGAAAAGAAGATGGAGGACAAAACTGATGCTGtgccaaaaaccacagacaagaAAAAGGCTGCCCCTGTTGTTGCAAGCGGGGTCGGCAAGCAGGAGACCCTGCAGCAGCCCACAACTACAGCAGATGAGGCGAAGCCAGATGATGTCCCCACATCTGAGAAACTGGCAGAGAAACCACAGATTAACAAGGGCAAAAACGATCAAGACGAGTGA
- the myom1b gene encoding myomesin-1 isoform X6, whose amino-acid sequence MPKRAKPTYLAMDKENQIIGYVVPIFRGSHEYASGFSDTEEARVKESAGYMARRNLFTSGLEMERTEQTSRKVSMRESAERISLSKRIYENEEHHKRMNKDSLMHAPEFVIKPRSHTVWEKQCVRLHCTVSGWPDPRVVWYKNNVTIDPMAHPGKYKLESSYNVHSLEISRCDFDDTAQYRVSAMNSKGELSSFASIVVKRFKGEVEEALPMPRPRSTDNEDGLISEYGITFDTHIVDGFGVSFGREGETMSLGATVIISPNLARYQPEVQWYRDDVLLQPSKWCHMHWSGDKAMLTLTHLNKEDEGLYTLRITTKSKYETYSAYVFVRDADAEVEGAPGAPLDVKCQDANKDYVIVTWKQPAVDGGSSILGYFVDRCEVGTTHWSQCNDTPIKFARFPVTGLVEGRSYTFRVRAVNKSGMSRPSRVSEVVAAMDPADRARMRGTSAPWTGQIIVTEEEPAEGVVPGRPKELEVTEATKNYVVLSWKPPGERGHEGIMYYVEKCVSGTDSWQRVNTEIPVKSPRFALFDLAEGKAYSFRVRCCNSAGVGEPSEATEATTVGDKLDIPSAPGRVVPTRNTDTSVVVSWEASRDAKELVGYYIEASIVGSNKFEPCNNKPVKGTRFICHGLVTGESYVFRVKALNAAGLSECSQQSEAIEVKAAIGGGIPHASPTPPYGISVLECVRDSMVLAWKQPTFIGGADITGYFVDYREVINGVPGTWHEANVKAVSDRAYRVSDLKENRKYQFQVRAANMAGVGIPSLPSGTFVCEEWTIAVPGPPHDLQVTEVRANTLVLLYKPPVYQGRDPVNGFYIDIKEADAEEEAWRGVNEKAVLTNYMKIKSLKEGETYVFRVRAQNKAGVGKASEPTEPVLAKTKPGTTEIVVDVDDDGVISMNFACSNLTPDSKFVWSKNYEEITDDTRISVATSGEKSKATFNMPAEDDIGIYSCAVTHTDGACSSYTLSAEELKKLLELSHDHKFPIIPLKTELAVELQEKGRIRFWLQAEKISANGKIEYVFNDNSLSQGEKYKMNFNKDTGVIEMIMESLLPEDEGTFTFQLQDGKATNQSSLVLIGDVFKGLQKESAFMRKEWHRKQGPHFVEYLSYEVTPECCVILKCKVGNIKKETVALWYKDGREVKGDEKLTFTEGVLKLEIAQISKKDAGVYEIVLKDDRGQDTSTLNLTEQGFRDLMNEVFSNIANSSTALKIQSTDEGIRLYSFVSYYNEALQVTWHHKDAAIAFTDRIKSGVVGEQLWLQITEPTEKDKGKYAIEFHDGKGGLKRTVELSGQAFDDAYAEFQRLKAAAIAERNRARVAGGLPDVVTIQELKALNLTCNISGEPLPEVVWLKNEREIVSDGHYVMKFEAGKYASFTITTVNTTDSGKYSILVKNKYGTESADFTLVVTEGKGDLGVTSYLTDADGNVIIGSKSRPTTPTERRKSVTGKKMQKRKDSVILQKPPEEKEGKKKEEKKMEDKTDAVPKTTDKKKAAPVVASGVGKQETLQQPTTTADEAKPDDVPTSEKLAEKPQINKGKNDQDE is encoded by the exons ATCTATGAGAACGAGGAGCATCACAAGCGTATGAACAAGGATAGCCTGATGCACGCCCCAGAGTTTGTGATTAAGCCTCGCTCCCACACGGTGTGGGAGAAGCAGTGTGTCAGGCTGCACTGTACTGTCTCTGGGTGGCCTGACCCACGGGTTGTCTG GTACAAAAACAATGTGACAATCGACCCAATGGCCCACCCAGGCAAGTATAAGCTAGAGAGCAGCTACAACGTGCACTCACTGGAGATCAGCAG ATGTGATTTTGATGATACTGCACAGTATCGTGTTTCTGCCATGAACAGCAAGGGAGAGCTCTCTTCCTTTGCCTCCATCGTTGTTAAGA GATTcaaaggagaggtagaggaggctcTCCCCATGCCCAGAC CAAGGTCAACAGACAACGAAG ATGGCCTGATCTCTGAGTATGGCATCACTTTTGACACCCACATCGTGGACGGGTTTGGCGTGTCGTTCGGACGGGAGGGCGAGACCATGAGCCTGGGCGCCACAGTCATCATCTCCCCCAACTTGGCACGCTACCAGCCTGAAGTTCAGTGGTACAGAGATG atgTTCTTCTGCAGCCCTCCAAGTGGTGTCACATGCACTGGAGTGGAGACAAGGCCATGCTGACCCTGACACACCTGAACAAGGAGGACGAGGGTCTCTACACCCTGCGCATCACCACCAAGTCTAAATATGAGACCTACTCTGCTTACGTCTTTGTCAGAG ATGCCGATGCGGAGGTGGAGGGGGCCCCTGGCGCCCCTCTGGATGTGAAGTGTCAGGACGCCAATAAGGATTACGTCATCGTGACCTGGAAGCAGCCGGCTGTGGACGGTGGCAGCTCCATCCTGGGCTACTTTGTGGACAG GTGTGAGGTTGGCACCACCCACTGGAGCCAGTGCAACGACACGCCCATCAAGTTTGCCCGTTTCCCCGTGACCGGGTTGGTGGAGGGGCGCTCCTACACATTCCGTGTGCGGGCCGTCAACAAGTCTGGCATGAGCCGGCCATCCCGTGTCTCTGAGGTGGTGGCAGCCATGGATCCTGCCGACCGCGCGCGAATGAGAG GTACCTCTGCACCCTGGACCGGCCAGATCATTGTCACTGAGGAGGAGCCTGCAG AGGGTGTGGTCCCCGGCAGACCCAAAGAACTGGAGGTCACCGAGGCCACCAAGAACTATGTGGTTCTGAGCTGGAAACCCCCTGGAGAGAGAGGCCACGAGGGCATCATGTACTATGTGGAGAAG tgtgtgtcggGCACAGACAGTTGGCAGAGGGTGAACACAGAGATCCCAGTGAAGTCTCCTCGCTTCGCCCTGTTTGATCTGGCGGAGGGAAAGGCCTACAGCTTCCGTGTGCGCTGCTGCAACTCCGCCGGCGTTGGCGAGCCATCAGAAGCCACCGAGGCCACCACTGTCGGGGACAAGCTGG ATATCCCGTCTGCCCCAGGCCGTGTGGTTCCCACCAGGAACACAGACACGTCCGTGGTTGTGTCCTGGGAGGCTTCCAGGGACGCCAAGGAGCTGGTGGGATACTACATCGAGGCCAGCATCGTGGGTAGCAACAAGTTTGAGCCATGCAACAACAAGCCTGTCAAAGGCACCAG GTTTATCTGTCACGGTCTGGTGACAGGAGAGAGCTACGTGTTCAGAGTGAAGGCACTGAACGCCGCTGGGCTCAGCGAGTGTTCTCAGCAATCTGAGGCTATTGAGGTGAAGGCTGCTATTG GGGGCGGTATTCCTCATG CGTcccctaccccaccctatggcatCAGCGTTCTGGAGTGCGTGCGGGACTCTATGGTGCTGGCCTGGAAGCAGCCCACCTTCATCGGAGGCGCTGACATCACCGGCTACTTCGTGGACTACCGTGAGGTCATCAATGGGGTGCCAGGGACATGGCACGAGGCCAACGTCAAGGCTGTCAGCGACAGAGCCTACAGA gtGTCTGACTTGAAGGagaacaggaagtaccagttccAGGTGCGTGCTGCCAACATGGCAGGCGTGGGCATCCCTTCTCTGCCCAGTGGAACGTTTGTCTGTGAGGAGTGGACCATTGCTGTGCCAG GACCTCCCCATGATTTGCAGGTGACAGAGGTGCGCGCCAACACTCTGGTGTTGCTTTATAAGCCACCAGTGTACCAGGGCCGTGACCCAGTCAACGGGTTCTACATTGACATCAAAGAGGCTGATGCTGAGGAGGAGGCTTGGAGAGGAGTCAACGAGAAGGCTGTCCTCACTAACTACATGAAG ATTAAGAGTCTAAAGGAGGGGGAGACCTATGTGTTCCGAGTGCGTGCTCAGAATAAGGCAGGTGTGGGAAAGGCCTCTGAGCCCACAGAACCAGTCCTGGCCAAAACCAAACCAG GCACTACGGAGATTGTTGTGGACGTTGATGATGATGGAGTGATCTCCATGAACTTTGCCTGCTCCAACCTGACTCCAGACTCCAAATTTGTGTGGTCAAAGAACTACGAAGAGATCACAGACGATACTCGTATTTCTGTGGCGACCAGtggggagaa GTCCAAAGCCACCTTCAATATGCCTGCGGAGGATGACATCGGCATTTACTCTTGTGCTGTCACCCACACCGACGGTGCTTGCTCCAGCTACACTCTCTCAGCAGAGG AGTTGAAGAAACTGCTGGAGCTCAGCCATGACCACAAATTCCCCA TTATTCCATTAAAGACAGAGCTGGCTGTGGAGCTGCAGGAGAAGGGCAGAATTCGCTTCTGGCTGCAGGCTGAGAAGATCTCTGCTAATGGCAAAATAGAATATGTGTTTAATGACAACAGTCTCTCCCAGGGAGAG AAATACAAGATGAACTTTAACAAGGACACAGGGGTGATTGAGATGATCATGGAGTCTCTGCTCCCAGAGGACGAGGGAACCTTCACCTTCCAGCTGCAGGATGGCAAAGCAACCAACCAGTCCAGCCTGGTGCTGATTGGAGATG TGTTCAAGGGGCTGCAGAAGGAGTCTGCGTTCATGCGCAAAGAGTGGCACAGAAAGCAAG GTCCTCACTTTGTGGAGTATCTGAGTTATGAAGTGACCCCGGAATGTTGTGTTATCCTGAAATGCAAG GTTGGGAACATAAAGAAAGAGACTGTTGCATTGTGGTACAAGGATGGGCGTGAGGTCAAGGGAGATGAGAAACTCACCTTCACCGAGGGAGTGCTCAAACTGGAGATTGCTCAG ATCTCAAAGAAGGATGCCGGTGTCTATGAGATTGTTCTGAAGGATGACAGAGGGCAGGACACATCCACGTTGAATCTGACAGAACAAG GTTTCAGAGACTTGATGAATGAAGTGTTCAGTAATATTG CCAACTCATCCACTGCACTGAAGATCCAGAGCACAGACGAGGGCATCAGACTCTACTCCTTTGTCAGTTACTACAACGAGGCGCTCCAGGTCACCTGGCACCACAA GGATGCAGCGATAGCCTTCACAGACCGCATTAAGAGTGGTGTGGTGGGAGAGCAGCTGTGGCTACAGATCACAGAGCCCACAGAGAAAGACAAGGGCAAATACGCCATCGAGTTCCATGACGGAAAGGGCGGTCTGAAGAGGACAGTAGAGCTGTCTGGCCAGG CATTTGATGACGCATATGCAGAATTCCAGAGGCTCAA AGCGGCCGCTATTGCAGAGAGAA ATCGTGCTCGCGTGGCAGGAGGCCTGCCTGATGTCGTCACCATACAGGAGTTAAAG GCCCTGAACCTGACCTGTAACATTTCGGGCGAACCCCTGCCTGAGGTCGTCTGGCTGAAGAACGAGAGGGAGATTGTGTCTGATGGCCACTACGTCATGAAGTTCGAGGCGGGCAAGTACGCCAGCTTCACTATCACCACGGTGAACACGACAGACTCGGGCAAGTACAGCATCCTGGTGAAGAACAAGTACGGCACAGAGAGCGCCGACTTCACC TTGGTTGTAACAGAAGGCAAAGGGGACTTGGGAGTGACCTCCTATTTGACCGATGCTGATGGGAATGTGATCATTGGGTCTAAAAGCAGACCTACCACCCCAACAGAGAGGAGGAAGTCAGTCACTGGGAAGAAAATGCAGAAGAGAAAGG ATTCCGTAATCCTCCAGAAGCCACCAGAGGAAAAGGAGGGGAAGAAGAAAGAAGAAAAGAAGATGGAGGACAAAACTGATGCTGtgccaaaaaccacagacaagaAAAAGGCTGCCCCTGTTGTTGCAAGCGGGGTCGGCAAGCAGGAGACCCTGCAGCAGCCCACAACTACAGCAGATGAGGCGAAGCCAGATGATGTCCCCACATCTGAGAAACTGGCAGAGAAACCACAGATTAACAAGGGCAAAAACGATCAAGACGAGTGA